TGTAAAGGCCTGTTCTGTTACATTTCTTACAGGTGTAGTGAGGTTGGTAGATACGTCTCGTCCTGCCTGGGTTCACACACTTTTTTCCCTCCTCATTAAAATGTTAATTAGCATCAATAggaaacaacaacaaaagcaagaATAAAACAACAAgaccaataacaataataattaataacattaataataatgtgTTCTCTCCCACAGAAATCTCTCTCTCCCGGATGCGTCCGTGTGCGTGCTCCCCAGTCATGCCttctgcagtagtagtagtagcagttgccCTTCTCCTGCTGCTGGCCAACCCCCCGCCCGCACTGGCCAAGCGCTTCGACTGCCAGATGTTCTGTCGCACCACCGGGTTCAATGGTATGGTTGGCGGGTGTCGCTGCTCCTTTACCCTCTTCACCGCCAAGCGCGCCGCCAGGCAAGTCACTTccacctatctctctctttctctttactTATTAGGAGGTTATTTCCTTCTCTCGAGACTTACTAGGTCATTTTTTGCGTCTCTAAACTACTAGAAGGTAGCTTTCATTTCACTTGTGAATCTTTATACTCACTTCTTCACGATGTATACACACCGAGTGGTATCTCAGtggatatatatgtatgtatgtatatatatatatatatatatatatatatatatatatatatatatatatatatatatatatgcaataagatcacagtaaacaggtgatttcagaatatgcaaaacaaccactctgaaagaatagagaaattccaagcgctttcgtgactactcacattatcaaggaactaatgtgagtagtcacgaaagcgcttggaatttctctattctttcagagtggttgttttgcatatatatatatatatatatatatatatatatatatatatatatatatatatatatatatatatatatatatatatatataatgtcgtgcttaataggtaaagctggtcaattagcaagaactcatttaaaattaagtcccttctgaaattttctcttatacgtttaaagacatatttttttcattaatgttaatgtaaaaatttataattttgcaccaaaagaatcttagaaaacttacctaaccttattataacaagcgcaatttattttagcctaatctagctaaatatattttagatacgtttacagtaatttaatactaaacaaacacaatgaaatatattttttttcgttagggtcagaataatttttgcgaaattattgcatacacaaattttcgcttgtcttatatggcaagatgagcgttgctattaaagccaagatcgcaagttttacacatttggcacgacatatatatatatatatatatatatatatatatatatatatatatatatatatatatatatatatatatacggagaTGTGTATCAGAGTATGTATACATCAAAGTATTTATACTCCTccgtgtatatacaaagagaggcCTGTCTTTTATTGTTGATACATCTGCTTGTGATTTGCATAATAAATTCACTGTTTATATTCTACACACATGAAAGGCAAACATGTGATTAGGAAGGCAAGAACATCTCTATGGAGCATAGCAGACAACGCCTCAAAAATCCTTGCCATTCCTACGAAGTCGACAGGATTTACTCGTAAATCCCTTCGACGCGTAAGACACTAATGTAACACTAGCGTTCCTTCTGTGCTTACAGAGACCACAACAGCGTGCCTGAAGAAGTAGATCCTTCGCTGGAAGACCCTCAGAAAGACGAAGCCCACTACTTCAGCCTCGCCGGTCTGGTACGACTGGCTCGCGAGACCCACAACAGCATACCCACGGAGGACAGCCAGCAAGACTCCACTGTCGTGGATCACTCGAAAGTTGCCGCTGCAGCCATACCCAAGAACCACCCAGCGCGTCTACTGGTCAGGACTAATGTTAGTTCAGGCACTCAGAAACCCTTCATCAGGCTTGGGCGATCTCCCTCCCAGATGCTGTTAAAACGCAAGGAGTTCGAGCAGGACCTTGATAACGGAGACACAGCCGATTATCTTAGGCTGCCCTACTAGATGTGGATATTAAGCATCATGAGATGTTTTCATACAACTTCATTCAATTAAATTATTTGTTTTGATTAGTTACAAATCCTGGCACTACAGAGGCCTGATTTATGATGCATAATCACGAAAGAGAGGTAAAAGTACCCTGTTGCAGACAAGTGTAGAGAGCCTTCCTATTTACTATCAGGTTTTGCACTGTTTCCTacaagtaaaatatatttttgttgtCTTAGAACATTTATAAGATACCTAGTGGAAAATGTACCTCGTTTATAGGCCTATCAATGTAACTTTTGCCATTTAgcctcacataataaatctgaaAATGCTTTAGGATATTTTGCTTATGGAATATGTTAATAGTTTTCCTAATTTTCCTATATTATTCGAGACTAACATCCGGAtaccaaccaaaaaaaaaaattaatacacaTTCTCGCCATGATATCCAACATTTAATAAAGACACACACGACAATGGAAAAGTGATTTTACTTAGCCTTAAAAAGGTTTTTCAGATTTTGTATCAGAACAACCAAAAAATACCACATTTTTTCCAGAAAAGACTAATCTCGTATTAGAGAAAGGCTATAAGAAAGTGGCTCATCTATAATGTAATAGTCTATGGTAATAATATTTTAAAACTGTTATTAGTATAGATATGACATTTAATttgatgttatatatatatatatatatatatatatatatatatatatatatatatatatatatatatatatatatatatatatatatatatatatatatatatatatatatatatgcaaagggGAATAACATTAGTTAATGCTGTAACACTAGGAGAGATGATTACTACAAAAATTAGCTAACCCAAGAGAGTCTTTGATTATCCGAGATCTGCTGTTCCCTGACCTTTCATGGTGGAGACTGAGGTAAACATTTACTGTTACTTGAAGTTAAACGGTAGAAAATGAGAGATAAACATTTACTGTTACTTGAAATTTGATGTTAGAGACTGAGGGGTAAATGTCTGCTGTTCCCTAACGGTCAATGGTAGAGACTGAGAAGTGAAATGTCTTAGACATAGCTTGGGACGAGGTCTTGCGAATTCAAGCTGATGAATAAACGTTAAAACTGTGGATATCCGCATGTCAAAGATAATATACTATTATATTCACAAAACTGTGTCACAGAAACTGTGGAaggcaagaaaaaaaaatcacattttatGGCAGGGCCAACACATTCTCTTTTACGAATGTTTTAcatattttattgtattttttgtgaaaataatatAAATGTACATTAGTACCGAAAGCTAAATACCATTTCATCTTTGTAGAACCTCACCTCAACAAAATTATCCATCTCTTCATATATTTCGATTTATTGCATTGTAGCCTCGTCCCGCACTACGCGGGAACTGTttgaatatatacacacacacacacacacacacacacacacacacacatatacatatacacatatatatatatatatatatatatatatatatatatatatatatatatatatatatatatatatatatatatatgctgtgcgaagaatcctcccggaagtctctactaccactcctcccaacagtaccctcttgggagcaccgctggatcaccaggccatcgacactgtcctcagggacaaattgaatgacctgatgagaatggaggagagaataagcgatctttaTGCCcttgatgctctgtatctcctcacaaggtgtcttactatgccaagactcacttcctgaggtgtgcaccctcttttgacaacccaacactcgatgaatatgacgcacacctgagataaACTTTTAAGGCGCTGAaactgtcactagaggatcagcaatggaatcaggcaaccctcccagtgcgactgggaggtataggggtgcgtaaggCAACGCATGTtcctttacctgcttttctgtcttcgtgtttggcttccagtgcattagtcaagaagatagttcccgaacgcttgagaggcgtggtaggagctcaagaccccaggtttactgaagcagtgattcggtgggacacccttgcagactcctccagtagaccagctcctcccaaagagcacaaacagtcccactgggacaaaccgatcatggaaaaaatctcccacacaatgctctccaatgcttcaggaaaggacaaagctcgtctcctgtcagtgaaggcaccacactcaggagatttcctgttagctgttcccaattcctccctgggcacccgtctcgacccacaggccattcggattggcgtttctcttcgcctagccgcccccatccatcctcaccgaacataggtgtatttgcaccagggcgacagctgatcaattcggacttcgtggtctcgtgtgtcacacagcagaagggaagtatgccagacatgaggaggtcaatgacatcataaagagaagcctcgccacagcctgttgcccagctcaacgggaaccccaagtacagaggtctgatggaagtcaaaagcgccctgatggagccactatgctaccctggaaggatggaaagcagattgcctgggactacacctgtgccgccacattggcagacacctacttgccatactccgtagtggaagggagtggagctgccagccacagggaggcccagaagatccgaaaatatgaagaccttcccccttgctataacttcattccaatagggtcagagacccttggagcatggggcaagtgtgctctaaagttcctcaaagagctgggtgaaaagcccatcatagaaaccaaggaccacagggcgaccagcttcctctttcagagactcagtgttgcgatccagagaggaaatacctgcagcattctgggcacgcggcccaccgcaggggagctggacgaagtattcgagatgtagctctgagttacctatgttgttttactttctgttgtatttttatgAATGTTTGGcgaatgtattttgtctttaaataaaacaaacttgaaatatagggggtggtaggagaaaattctcaaacagcttcagggagaaccttgagtttttcctgaagcaagtttattcttttctctgaggatgagggtgcctaggacagttctagaggtggtacctccctatattatatatatatatatatatatatatatatatatatatatatatatatatatatatatatatatatatatatacatatatatatttatggattttggaaaaggcgtatgccagggtggataggggggcaatgtggcagatgttgcaggtgtatggtgtaggaggtaggttactgaaagcagtgaagagtttttacgaggatagtgaggctcaagttagagtatgtaggaaagagggaaattattccccagtaaaagtaggccttagacaaggatgtgtgatgtcaccgtggttgtttaatatatttatagatggggttgtaagagaagtaaatgcgagggtcttggcaagaggcgtggagttaaaagataaagaatcacacataaagtgggagttgtcacagttgctctttgctgatgacactgtgctcttgggagattctgaagagaagttgcagagactggtggatgaatttggtagggtgtgcaaaagaagaaaattaacagtgaatacaggaaagagtgaggttatgaggataacaaaaagattaggtgatgaaagattggatatcagattggagggagagagtatggaggaggtgaatttattcagatatttgagagtggacgtgtcagcggatggctctatgaaagatgaggtgaatcatagaattgatgaagagaaaacggtgagtggtgcacttaggagtctgtggagacaaagaactttgtccttggaggcaaagaggggaatgtatgagagtatagttttaccaacgctcttatatgggtgtgaagcatgggtgatgaatgttgcagcgaggagaaggctggaggcagtggagatgtcatgtctgagggcaatgtgtggtgtgaatataatgcagagaattcgtaatttggaagttaggaggaggtgcgggattaccaaaactgttgtccagagggctgaggaagggttgttaaggcggttcggacatgtagagagaatggagcgaaacagaatgacttcaagagtgtatcagtctgtagtggaaggaaggaggggtaggggtcggtctatgaaaggttggagggagggggtataggaggttttgtgtgcgaggggcttggacttccagcaggcatgcgtgagcgtgtttgataggagtgaatggaaacaaatggtttttaatacttgacgtgctgttggagtgtaagcaaagtaacatttatgaaggggttca
This genomic stretch from Cherax quadricarinatus isolate ZL_2023a chromosome 22, ASM3850222v1, whole genome shotgun sequence harbors:
- the LOC128689713 gene encoding uncharacterized protein isoform X2, giving the protein MRPCACSPVMPSAVVVVAVALLLLLANPPPALAKRFDCQMFCRTTGFNGMVGGCRCSFTLFTAKRAARDHNSVPEEVDPSLEDPQKDEAHYFSLAGLVRLARETHNSIPTEDSQQDSTVVDHSKVAAAAIPKNHPARLLVRTNVSSGTQKPFIRLGRSPSQMLLKRKEFEQDLDNGDTADYLRLPY
- the LOC128689713 gene encoding uncharacterized protein isoform X1, with amino-acid sequence MSAGILIIKEISLSRMRPCACSPVMPSAVVVVAVALLLLLANPPPALAKRFDCQMFCRTTGFNGMVGGCRCSFTLFTAKRAARDHNSVPEEVDPSLEDPQKDEAHYFSLAGLVRLARETHNSIPTEDSQQDSTVVDHSKVAAAAIPKNHPARLLVRTNVSSGTQKPFIRLGRSPSQMLLKRKEFEQDLDNGDTADYLRLPY